In Desulfonatronovibrio magnus, the genomic window GATCAATGCGGTCCACCACGATTATTACTGTGGGGTTTTTCAAAGCCGGGTGCAGACGAAGCTTTCTGGCGGCAAACAACATGAGCAGGGATTTACCTGAACCCTGAAAATGCCAGATCAAACCCTTTTTGGGATTGCCGGCCACAACCCGCTCCACAATCTTGTTGGCTCCGTCATACTGCTGATAACGGGTCACAATCTTGATTCTGCGCTTTTTCTTGTCTGTGGCAAAACAGGTAAAATTGGCCAGCAGATCCAGAAGTACATGAGGCCGGAGCATGGAATCCACTCCCCTTGCCACTTCCCTCATATCCGGGGAAACAATATCTGTTTCAATGCGCCACGGCCCCCAGAGCTCCACAGGCAATCCAATAGAACCGTATCGAAATTCCTTTCCATCAGTGGCAACTGAAAACAGATTGGGCACAAACAGTTCTGGAACATTACGCTCATAATCGTCATGGATCTGGATGGCCCCGTCCAGCCAGCTCTGACTGGAACGCACCGGAGTCTTGGCCTCAATGATAACCAGCGGAATGCCGTTGATGAAAAGCACAAGGTCGGCCCGCTTTTCTGCTGCCCCGGCTCTGAAGGTGTACTGAGTTGTAACCACATAACTGTTACTGCTAAGATTTGAAAAATCCATAAGCCGGATGGTCACGTGTTCACCGTCAGGACCAAAGGGCATGGACCGGCCGCCTGTAAGCCAGAAAGCAAATTCTTCATTGGCCCGGACAAGACCATCACTGCGCACACTCATAATTATAGCCCGCAGTTTATAGAGAACATCATCCGCCAGCTCAGGACGGGCAGCAATTTCAGGATTGAGTCGAATCAATGCCTCCCTCACCCACGGCTCAGCCAGCACCTCTTGGGTTTGCCTGGGCACATCCCCGGGCAGGGCATACTTCCAGCCGGTTCCGTAGGTTTCCTTGGGAGCAACAGCTGTCTTGGCTGAAGTGCCTGGAGTAAATCCGATGAGCCGATCCCGGATAAAGGCTTCAACTGTGTTGGATTCGGTGAAGGTCATGGATTTCCTCCTAGTATATTATCCAAGAATATTTTCATTTTATTCTGAAGAAAGTTCATTCGCACTTCAATCTTGTCTTTGAATGATAGCAGTTGCAGAAAGCTTTCTGATATTCTTTGCTGGATATCCTTTGAAGGAACAGGAATCTTAATTTGGGAAAAAGAGCTTTTATTCACAATCGGCACGGCAGTAGTGGCTCTATTAGCCTCAAGCTGTCGTCCAGACTCGATAAGGCACATAAATAGATACATTGAATCCATATCTTTAGGAACAACAGCATTGATCTGCTGATTGAATGTCATCGACACATTGCACAGAGCAACCTTGCCAATTGTTGATCCAATGCAGACAACCAAAACTGATCCAGCTGGAACAATTACTGAATGCTTAACTCCGTATTCAGTAAGCGCCCTTTGGCATGTTATTAGGTTTGGCTCAATAAAATCCATGTCTCCTGGGGTTGCAAAAGGGATACTATTTCCCCAACATCCTTTTTTAGAAGAGCTTGGCGTTCTTCCTGTAAAGATAGTTGCAACCTCTGAAAGACTCTTAATATTTGATTTATTATGTTTAAACATCTCAA contains:
- a CDS encoding restriction endonuclease subunit S, with the translated sequence MPDKLKKGWTKVAFGDVVRQVRDRVNPEETDIECYVAGEHMDTDDLKIRRWGIIGDGYLGPAFHMRFKPGHVLYGSRRTYLRKVALADFEGITANTTFVLEPKDPSVLLPELLPFIMQTESFHDHSIKQSKGSVNPYVNFSDLAWYEFALPPLDEQRRIAEVLGASYDLYGSMNSLLIDAWKLVRSFAHSKIEMFKHNKSNIKSLSEVATIFTGRTPSSSKKGCWGNSIPFATPGDMDFIEPNLITCQRALTEYGVKHSVIVPAGSVLVVCIGSTIGKVALCNVSMTFNQQINAVVPKDMDSMYLFMCLIESGRQLEANRATTAVPIVNKSSFSQIKIPVPSKDIQQRISESFLQLLSFKDKIEVRMNFLQNKMKIFLDNILGGNP